From Arachis hypogaea cultivar Tifrunner chromosome 3, arahy.Tifrunner.gnm2.J5K5, whole genome shotgun sequence:
GGATATAGGTTGCTAGCACCGTTGGGGGACGAGCACGTGTGACTCATGTTTGACATCCACGGAAAAATCATGGCAACAAGTGATGGAGCTGTTCGCCGATGTTGGAGATGTTGATGGTGGTGGTTCTGTACACTCGACCTATAGAAAAGTTATGATTGTAATAAATTAAGTCGACAATTAGAAAAAACAGGGATAAATAAGACAAAAGTCGGAACATGTCAAGGTTCACGGGAGCACCAGGCACCGGATGCTCGCCATTGAACTGACACTTCACTCGATCAACCTGGTGAAACTGGATGATGTTGAAGCAGACGAGGGATACAACTGACATGCATGTCTCCCACTCTTCCTCCTCGACAAACTAAGAGGGGCACAGAGCCTGCAGAGCAGGGTCGTCGTACGACGTCCAAACAAACTGAACAAACAGTTATAAATGTATAAACTTTTGATATCACAAAAGGTAAATAATGTTCGAAACCTAATAATTCAGTGAGTGCGTACTAACTTATAGTTTGCATAAAAAACGAAATCTAAGTAGAGGACTAAATTAAAAAAGAGGTGGTGTCAACCGTGGTGCTAACATCATTAAATCATAACCGATCTATCACCACTCTCCAATGCAGAACCCTCCTCTCATGCTGATCTCTGTTCTGCTGCTGCAATCCTATCAACTTGACACCAATCAATAGAATAACAacagttcattatgcagaaaaatagaaaaaaagttaTAAATTGATAACACAGTAAAAATATAAACAGTTGTTACCTCACAGCAATAAGATACATGAAAATTCCTCACTCTGGTGGACACCACTGAAAAATTCTTGGTATATCATGGACATCAAAAGCGGAGTACAGCCAGCGATGTCCGTGACACCTTGGTGTGCTGCCGAATACAGTGACTGGTACGTCCAAGCCAACACAGCCGAGCTCCAAGACAATGCCCGGCACTACCCAAAGTCCTGAAGCAGCGGCAACCAACGCAGATGGACCAAGTTGTTCGATTTGTCCGTCATCAGATAGCATCTGATCAGTAACATGATTTAACACCTAGCATACTGTCGGAGGGTCTTTGGGTAGTCCGTCGGCGCCATCTAGCGGACACGATCCCGCAGCCATACAAGTTTCAGCGAGAACGAATCCTTTTTCTACGCTGCCTGCTGTGGAACCACCAGAGGCCTGACACCGAGTAGCCGTTCCACCAACTCCTACGTCTCCATGCAGTACCACCTGTAGAAATCACGAAAACACCCCCAATTGGGTCTCCGTGTGAGCGTAGCTCGAGGTGGTACGCCACGTCTTGCAGATACGGGACGATAGCGTCGGGTGGAGGAAGGATATGATTCACTCGCTGAGGAAGGAGAAGACGAAGCCTCTgacaatttttacaatttttaaaaaataaataattggataGGTCCATCAACATAACAAATTGTCTTCACTATTCTACACATAATCCTAACAGAATCTTACACATATGTACTAGCTGGAGTTATACAGATACGACATTGTCAGTGACTGTTTACTTTCTTAACTAATACATATTTCCTCATTTCGTTACGTGAATTTAAAACATTCAATAAAGCCATTAACAATGTAACCAACAAAGTCTAACTTAacttaataatctaattattaaaCTTGGCTAGTTACTAACTAAGTTAAAAATTATATAGTAACAACCTAATACAGAAAAAATAAACTAGAGTTCCAAATTTCAATCAGTGACCTATTCCTAGTGATACAATTTGTATTCTAGTTATTGGCAAGTACTCTAACCATggctacatatatacatatatatttatacggGATTACATAAAAGTTAAGATAATAAAACTAACCTCAAAGTCCTCTACCCCCGCGTAATGCCAAGTCTTATTCAGCTGGTTGATGTTCCGATTACTACCTTTTGCGCGAGTCATCATTGTATTACTCGATAATATAGATAGAAAGGGGTCGAAAGGTTTAAACTGGACCCAAAATCTTGCTGTCAACGACATATATATTTATAGTCGTCCCCAAGTCTTATCTAGTGTAAACAGATAATTTTGAATGTATTTCATTTAttctgtaaacgagatatacacatGTGTCTTATTTTATTTACAGCGTAAATGAAATATAAATACGTGCAAAATTACTTCATTTACACTATAAATAATATAAGATTTGGAGACGAATTttggtaataatttttaaaattatttattttaataattaatatatttatttaaataaaaaatctagaGAAATAGATGATGTTCCTAAACAGTATCGAAATCCGCCTTATGTTAATGGACTAAAAGGGTTAAACGAAACATACACATATGGTCCATTGTTATTGGATGATGGGCTTGACCCCTAATCCGACACTGATCATAAAACTCACGATTTTTTATTCCCTCTTCTTTAATTTAGTTGAACTGAAGTTGTCTaacaatatgtatatatatatatataatatatatatatatatatataacagaaGTTTGAAGATAAGAAAGGTCAATGAAGAAAATTGACCTGAGAGTTGGTCAGTGGCAATTGGCAAAAGATTCAATCAATATCTTTGAGTGGAGTGATAACGAAAAACACTCCCTGATGTAGgtgattaataaaattatttttaatatttaatttttctatttctatacacatagtgtttagtgtttacattgaataaaattCAATGGCAACTGTAAATCTaattaaaatccaaattaaaaatatatcgaAACCGCGAAAATTTTATGTTAGATATAATAAGATATAATAAACCACGAAGATTGGATAAATGattgagaattttaatttttttaattactttttcaatatttcaaagaataataattttaaatatatattatttttaaaaaatataaaaaaatttaaaaattttctttataGAAAAATTAGGagaatgaattattttttttcaaaatataaataataaaatataatttatattattaagttTTTTTATTGAGTTTGGTTTCACATAATATTTCTTAAATTGACAAATTAATAATATACTCAAAACTCTATTTAGTGCTTATTTGGGTATCATTaagtgaataaatttttttttcaatgaaaaaaagattctttttttattatttagtgtgtttggtaaatttttagtagtaaaaataaaagtactagaaaaataaaaaaatattttttttgagaagttacaatttatatctttttttaaaagatatctttttaaaaaaatattttttatgtaataaataaacaaaaagtagtTTAATATGGCTATACCCAAAtacaattgataaataaaaagattattttatatgagatatctaaatataaaattatttttatttttttataagatcttttgaaaaaagataacgtgaaaaaagatattttttttagaaactcaCTCAAATAAGTTCTtacttttttttaagatatttaaaaaaagataatttaaaaaaatattttcttaaaaattcacccaaataaattcttaaaaatttattgttgacatataaaagatataatataaaaatataatttgaatcttaatactaaataataaattaatcattGGACTAATTCAAATTGACTATCAAAACTATTAAACTAATACTTTAATAGTCTCTCcaatttattaattagtaataaaaaattatatcattttctTTTTATAGTATGTTGGACATTTTATTTGAcatatgttttttaaatttaataaaatattacgaAACGGCTATTATTGTTGGTGTTGACGTTTTTAGagatcaaataatttaaaatgaatAGTGTTCAATGATTCTTATTCAAATATTTGCTCAAACAGTTCTTCAAATTGTTAAGAAACTTAAGAATTAAGATAGAAAGGAGAAAAAGGCTAACGAAATAACAAATTAATCCAATTTAGTATTCAATGCTTTTAGCCTTTTACACATATAtccaagaataaaataaaataagtaatttattaaaaaaatttaaatggctAAATATGTTGAATATTTGTGAATTTGGAATAGAGGAAAACATGATATTAGAAGTGATTCACATAAGGTGccaaaagaagaaaccaaaggaAGGGGTTACCACAAGTCCAGCTGGACGAGGACATCCGTGTCATTTTCCAATTAGGGTTTCCATCTTTCGCCCAAGGGTGCATCTCCAAGATTCAGATCACCAACACTTCTTAACCTCACCCACCGACTTACACCAACACCCGCCACAGACCAATAAGAACCCCAGCCCGCCCCACTTTTAACAAGACAGAGGCCCAATGACCTTCCACCACGTGTTCATATTCACCAATTATAAAGCCCCGATGAGATCACAACTGTGACCTGCGGGTGACGAAGCTCAGAGTGCCAATAGAGAGCGTTGTGGTGCTATTTGAATCACCGCTTTTGGATGAACAAAACCCTCTCTTCCCAAAAACCCAAACCCTTGGCGGCTGCGAGACCCGTTGTTCTCCCtctctctatttctttcttttttttctctttctttctttctttctctctcccctttAGGGTTTTCTTCGATTTTGGGGCTAAAACCCTCGATTTCGATTCGCGCCGTTCGGGTTCAGATTCGGATTTTGGGAGCGCCTTACTTCTTCTATCTTTGTTGTTCTGCATCCGAAGAACCGAGGGAAGATCTCAGTGGTTTTTTATTTTGGAAGCATGGCCACCGTTGCTAATCCCGCGGATCGTATCCTTTTATCTGCTTTTGGTTCGACTCAGCTGTGAAATTCTTGTTCTTTCTTGTTTCTGTTCTTGATCTGTATTTTCGTATGCTCTGGATTGGGATCGGAGAGTTTTTGTTTTGCTGCGGTGTGTTAGGGTTCTTGTGGTTTTGAATCTTGGTGGTCGATTTTGAGATATGTTCTGTGTTCGTAAAGATTTTCTGGCACTTTTGTGGGTTTGTATATATTATTGATTATACATGGGCGGAATTTCTGCTAGCTATTTAGTATTGACTTTCTACGGCTTACTAATTGACATCCTGGTTGAATTGGGTTGTTTAGGGTTGTCGGTATTGGGGGTTTTCTTGATTTCTATTGTGCTTGTAACTTGTGGCTCTTAGGTATTCGCGCTTAAAACTTTGATTTTGCGAGTGTCTTGTGTTCCTTCACTTTCTTGTTACACAGAAGCAACTGATTTGCTGCAGAAGTTATCGTTAGATACCCAGCCAAAGGCCTTGGAAATCCCAGAGCCTACCAAGAAGGTAaaaaacttgatttttttttacagCTATGTCATAAGATTATTGAAACATGTGCGTGGCAGGTTTTGTGTTGTCTCGGTAAATTGAGTTGACTTTCTAACCATTTTTCTATAGGCCACTGGCAATCAATATGGACCAGTTGATTCGGGGAATGCTGCAAACGGCCAGATCCCTTCATATGATCGGTCTGTAACTCCCGTGTTACAAGATTTCATGGATCCCACCTTGTGTTACCTTCCGAATGGTTACCCGTCCACTGCCTACTACTATGGCGGTAGGTTTGTCTATAGTTATTTCATAATGTTGACTTTTGGATGTGTTGTGAAATTTTGATTGAAATCTGTAAAATGGATAATAGAACAGAATAATTAGAATTCTTATTGACTCTGTTTTTCTTGTAGGTTATGATGGGACTGGTAATGAGTGGGATGACTATTCCAGATATGTGAATACTGAAGGAGTTGATATGACTTCTGTAAGTTCCTCCTATCATTCTTCTGTAAGTGGGATGACTATATTAATGTGGAAATACTTGATAAAATTACTATGTTTTTaacatcaattttatttttgttttccgcTAGGGTGTTTATGGGGACAACGGTTCTCTATTGTATCATCATGGATATGGATATGCGCCATACAGTCCCTATTCACCAGCAGGCTCCCCAGTTCCAACCATGGGAAATGATGGCCAATTGTATGGACCTCAACACTATCAGTATCCTCCCTATTTTCAGCCATTGACTCCAACCAGTGGACCATTTACACCTACTGCTACCGTCCCTGCTCAAGGTGATGTTCCCACCTCTGTAGCTGCCGATCAGAAACCTCTTCCTGTTCCTGTGGAAGCAGCGAATGGAAATTCTAACAGTGCTGCTAATGGTGGAAGCACTAAAGGTAACAAAGGTGCTGCTCCTTTCTAAGGATAACACTTAAATATTGTGTTTAGTTCAAGTCCTTCATGTGAATTTGGCATTGTGGCAGGTCGTGTACCTACTTCAGGTTATCAGGATCCAAGATTTGGCTTTGATGGAGTTCGTTCCCCTATTCCCTGGCTTGATGCCCCACTATTTTCAGATGGGCAGGCAAGACCTGTTAGCAGCACGACAGTGACTTCCTCAGTATCCGGTGGAAATAATCATGCTTCGAGGAACCAGACTTTCCGCCCCAATTCACAGTTTATGGTATGCATGATATCTTTCAAGTGTGTTTGGATTGGTGCTTGTCTACCTGATTAGTCAGAGGTGTTATTCCGGTTAACTGTTCTATTGATTCTTATCGCATGTTTTGAATTCTCCTTTCAGGGTTTGCACCATCCAAGACCAATGCCCGCCATTGGAGCCACCCATGGTTTCATTAACAGGATGTATCCAAATCCAAACAAATTGTATGGTCAGTATGGAAACACTGTTAGATCGGGAATGGGCTACGGAACACATGGGTATGATTCTCGCACCAATGGACGGTCCTGGTTAGCTGTTGATGGTAAATACAAAACTAGAGGACGAAGTGGTGGTTACTTTGGTTATGGCAGCGAGAACATGGATGGTTTGAATGAACTGAACAGAGGCCCTAGGGCCAAGGGCAACAAGAACCAAAAGGGTTTCACTCCAACAATTTTGGCAGTCAAGGGGCAGAATCTGCCAACAAATCTAAGCACAGATGAGGAAAAAGATAAAACCAGTGGTGTTCCAGACCGTGAGCAATACAACAAAGCTGATTTTCCAGAGGAATATGCTGATGCCAAGTTTTTCATCATCAAGTCTTACAGTGAGGATGATATCCATAAGAGCATTAAGTATAATGTTTGGGCCAGTACACAAAATGGCAACAAGAAGCTTGATGCTGCTTACCAAGAGGCCCAGCAGAAACATCCAGGCTGCCCTGTGTTCCTTTTTTTCTCGGTAAGCATCTTGGTCTTGTcaatattatttctttatttgctcTGCAACTTCTATCTTATGTTAAATTCTTTTGCAGGTTAATACCAGTGGGCAATTCGTTGGGCTTGCAGAGATGGTTGGTCCTGTTGATTTTAACAAGAGTGTAGAGTATTGGCAGCAAGACAAGTGGAATGGTTGTTTCCCTCTCAAATGGCATATTGTTAAGGATGTTCCTAATAATTTGTTAAGGCACATAACCTTGGATAACAATGAGAACAAACCTGTCACCAACAGTAGGGATACGCAAGAGGTAATTGTGGttcattatatattgttactGATGAGCTTCTTCTGATAATGTTTCTCTCTTAGATTTGAGCTTATATTACTTGCTTGCTCCTTTTGATTAATCATTCCTCATGCAGGTAATGTTGGAGCCCGGGCTGAAATTGATCAAAATTTTCAAGGAATACGCAAGCAAGACGTGCATTCTGGATGATTTTGGTTTCTACGAGGCCCGTCAGAAGACGATTTTGGAGAAGAAAGCGAAACAACAATTCCCAAAGCAGGCAAGGCATCTTTCTAGCATTCTTGTCTGCTACTCTACTATGTGTTGGTTTTGGAACATGTCTGCATATAACTTGTTATTTTTTGCATATTCTTATTTTTCCTTGAACCTACTACAGGTGTGGGAAGGGAAGCCTACTGAGGAGAAGGTTGAGGTGAATGGAGAAGTTAAAGCACAAAAATCTGATGTTCCCTCGGAATTACTGAAGGAGTCTAGTGTTGCGGAGAAGGACAACAATGGCCACAAACCTTCTGAGAATGGATCTGTTGTTAAAGCTGGTGATGCAGCAAAGGGTGCTAAGCCTGTTGTAGCTGAGAACAAGATTGTAGCCAATGGGGTTGCTAATGGTTGCTAAGCTCTACTGTATTTGACGGTGGCGGTCCAACCCTGAATTCAATGGCCTATGTTGATGTTTAGCAATACGACATTGCTACCTTGTTCCGCCTTTAATGGGTCTGTCATGCCAAATTGTGATTGGTCTGGCAGAGTTAGTTCATAGAATGCTAGCAGCAACCCCTTTTCGCTGGGTTTTGCCTCTACAGTGGTTAGCTCCTAACAGGTTTCCTTACTcctagggtttttgggttttagGTTTCTGCTTAAGGTGGTTTATATCTTTTGGGTTTtgttttcctctttctttttaaatttcttttccccttctctctctatctcttttTCTTTGGTTGGTTGGTTGTTTCCTATCTTGTAAATCTAGATCTACTTTGTTGCAGAGCAGCAGATTGCTTCTGTTACTTACAAGAGAGTTAGGAGCAAGGTGGGAAATATTGAAATAtagttgttttttctttttcttattttgttttcaattctaaTTTAGTCTGATGAAAGTCTCTCCTTTTGAATGATTGACTTGCTCTTCCTGGGGGAAGAATGCTTGTGGACAATCTTTTTATGGTTATGAAAGTTTACCATTTGATGCACTTAACTATAGTGTTTTAAGTTTTCTAGTTTTTCTTTGGGCCAAAAATCCGAAATACATGCATTTGATTATTTGATACTGAGGAAATGATATGTTTGCACTATGTAGTATTTACTAATTCAAGTAGGACTCCGACCTTTCCTTTTACACCGTTTGCTATTTCATCTATTTACTTTTATGGAAAAAGATCTTCCTTGCTATATTATTTAGAGGGTGCATACTTGAAAGCACCTAAGAAAGAAAATCAAGCAAGGACTGACCAGGATACCAAAATTCACCCGTTCCACATTCAGGAGAATTTTCTCAGGTTTGACGAGAGAAAAATGGAATGTGCTGTCTGTCTAGTTAGTGGGACATGACtggaattatattattaattattctgtGGGTTTTTgtaattttcaattaggtttatATATGTTACAGCTCAAATGGTATCGAGTTTTTCCATttttggtaaaataaaaaaaattaggtttatatatatatatattactagatTCTTGTACCCTATCAATATCAGGTTATATACTAACATCTGactgaataaatttttttgttttaaaataatcataaaatttgatCTTATTGATATTCAGTAAAATTTTCTAGACGGACAATACTTATCTTGATTGATTGCTttgttggctaattttttttatattggctaAATATAGGTGTAATACATTCTTATGGGAAAATtaggtgtttttttttatatggtgttttattcaaatcggacggtccgatttgtttgataaaaaaaataaaccacaaatcggagggtccgatttgcttgaagaataaaataaacacgaaatcggagggtccgatttgtattttttattttttttaatttgttgaaatggaaatcggacggtccgattttaacttttaaatttttttttataaatcggaccgtccgtattgtaattttaactttttttatttttttttctaactgAAAACGGAGGATCCGTTTTCTGCTAACaccacatatatataaaatatctcTCTTCTCCACATTGTTGTATTACTGCATCCTCTTCTCCATATAAAAAAACAACCTCTTCtccatataaaaaaacaaaagttcTTGCTTTGTTGAAGGGTGATTTTGTTGTCTTGACTCttgtaattattaatttgaatttgattgaattttattttttataaatcgtTGGATTGAAtcaaattttagatttatttttataacggatttaatttattataatattattttattattatatttataattatatttataatatatttaatttattatatatttttatattattatatattattatttaataaatattttatgtttaaaatgtaattatttattttaattaatttataattttatttttattgttatgttatcattgttttttaaaatattattaagatTTGTTATGTCAATgttagttatttaaaatttggtgttgatatttgttatatatatcaatgttagttatttaaaatttggtgttgatatttgttatatatatatatatatatatatatatatatatataatctttttacaaaattacaaatttaatccGATCTAAACTGTTTGACATTAGATGGGATcgaattggattttttttaaaatttatcccATCCAAACCATAATTAGTGTTCGAATAAATTTTTGACTCAAATTTGATCTAAATCCTACCACAAATACTCTTAATTCACGTAATGCCTTGTGTTTGTATTTTGAGTGAACCCCACCCCTTtcccctcttcttctctcttcctttcttcctttcttctcggTCGAGTACTCTCCCAATGAAGAGAGGAGCCATAAAGGAAAGAAAGCTAAGCCTAATAATTGACATACAAGAACTTACATTTGAACTAAAATCAATAATCTTAAAAAGATATATGGAGTAGATAACTTGAAAGAAGGTTGTCACCAATTGTTTTCGAGATTCTAATTTCTCCAATCGCAATAAATAATTTGTATAGTTTCTTTGTCTTCCCCATAATCATTATACAAGGTACCAGCGGTCCCATTTTTCATATTCACTAATCTTATCAACGATGTAACTTTTCATTTATTTGTAGCGTATAACCAATATTTAGAATATTTTGATATCGAATATACcgaatatattatataatttcgtAGATAAAATCCATTAGTGATtacgtattatttttattatataataactcTTTTCCCTTCTGAATTCATTGGATTCAAGGGACGAAAAAAcactaacaaaataataaattagttcACAACGCCGCTTTCCTTTTATTCATATTGATACAACTCTTAGAACGTAGAAAAGGGATATGAATTAAGTGAGGAATATTAATTAATTGCATataaatattaagaaaaattatAAGATCATAACAAACGTTATTGTAACTTGTGATTGCAAGACAAAAAAGGAAGAACAATGGTTAGAAAGGGTGTGATACAAGCAATTACAATGCTAATGATTGGAATAATTATTTGTTCTGCAAATGCTGAATTTCATTACACTGCTGTTGAAAGTCCTTGGACTAAAATGTCTTATCATATTACATCATCTAAGCTCCGAGAGTGCCTTGCAAAATGCGAGAAAATGTATGCAAATGATACAATAAAGGTGAAATCTTGCAAAAAGCA
This genomic window contains:
- the LOC112791287 gene encoding YTH domain-containing protein ECT4 isoform X2, which produces MATVANPADQATDLLQKLSLDTQPKALEIPEPTKKATGNQYGPVDSGNAANGQIPSYDRSVTPVLQDFMDPTLCYLPNGYPSTAYYYGGYDGTGNEWDDYSRYVNTEGVDMTSGVYGDNGSLLYHHGYGYAPYSPYSPAGSPVPTMGNDGQLYGPQHYQYPPYFQPLTPTSGPFTPTATVPAQGDVPTSVAADQKPLPVPVEAANGNSNSAANGGSTKGRVPTSGYQDPRFGFDGVRSPIPWLDAPLFSDGQARPVSSTTVTSSVSGGNNHASRNQTFRPNSQFMGLHHPRPMPAIGATHGFINRMYPNPNKLYGQYGNTVRSGMGYGTHGYDSRTNGRSWLAVDGKYKTRGRSGGYFGYGSENMDGLNELNRGPRAKGNKNQKGFTPTILAVKGQNLPTNLSTDEEKDKTSGVPDREQYNKADFPEEYADAKFFIIKSYSEDDIHKSIKYNVWASTQNGNKKLDAAYQEAQQKHPGCPVFLFFSVNTSGQFVGLAEMVGPVDFNKSVEYWQQDKWNGCFPLKWHIVKDVPNNLLRHITLDNNENKPVTNSRDTQEVMLEPGLKLIKIFKEYASKTCILDDFGFYEARQKTILEKKAKQQFPKQVWEGKPTEEKVEVNGEVKAQKSDVPSELLKESSVAEKDNNGHKPSENGSVVKAGDAAKGAKPVVAENKIVANGVANGC
- the LOC112791287 gene encoding YTH domain-containing protein ECT4 isoform X1, coding for MATVANPADQATDLLQKLSLDTQPKALEIPEPTKKATGNQYGPVDSGNAANGQIPSYDRSVTPVLQDFMDPTLCYLPNGYPSTAYYYGGYDGTGNEWDDYSRYVNTEGVDMTSGVYGDNGSLLYHHGYGYAPYSPYSPAGSPVPTMGNDGQLYGPQHYQYPPYFQPLTPTSGPFTPTATVPAQGDVPTSVAADQKPLPVPVEAANGNSNSAANGGSTKGNKGRVPTSGYQDPRFGFDGVRSPIPWLDAPLFSDGQARPVSSTTVTSSVSGGNNHASRNQTFRPNSQFMGLHHPRPMPAIGATHGFINRMYPNPNKLYGQYGNTVRSGMGYGTHGYDSRTNGRSWLAVDGKYKTRGRSGGYFGYGSENMDGLNELNRGPRAKGNKNQKGFTPTILAVKGQNLPTNLSTDEEKDKTSGVPDREQYNKADFPEEYADAKFFIIKSYSEDDIHKSIKYNVWASTQNGNKKLDAAYQEAQQKHPGCPVFLFFSVNTSGQFVGLAEMVGPVDFNKSVEYWQQDKWNGCFPLKWHIVKDVPNNLLRHITLDNNENKPVTNSRDTQEVMLEPGLKLIKIFKEYASKTCILDDFGFYEARQKTILEKKAKQQFPKQVWEGKPTEEKVEVNGEVKAQKSDVPSELLKESSVAEKDNNGHKPSENGSVVKAGDAAKGAKPVVAENKIVANGVANGC